One Hemibagrus wyckioides isolate EC202008001 linkage group LG09, SWU_Hwy_1.0, whole genome shotgun sequence DNA segment encodes these proteins:
- the LOC131359452 gene encoding sushi domain-containing protein 6-like, translating into MSEGITEGCSSVSVSLPFSALSWSLLLFVSVLSTTQASSCVRPFPIQHGRVNVTETNRGSFPVGTVLQYSCDSGYTVDGPSIIVCTREGLWSSGPPRCLHNNFELLFDCVPPLKPENGGYTCHPAPCHHLTHGTVVEYFCDKGYTLKGDYKYLTCQKGEWNGPVEISCVPSQGCVRPFSIQHGQVNVTETNRGSFPVGTVLQYNCDSGYTVDGPNIVVCTREGLWSSGPPRCLHNNMCSPPFVPKNGGYTCHPAPCHRLTDGTVVEYFCDEGYTLKGDYKYITCQNGEWNSPMQMSCAFSQEKHAAPVLGMNTLSIVATTASSVALVLLLMVVFVLLQPRLKAFHHGRRDQADSGQPVTIMVEGVQVTLPSYEEAVSGAGGSVLPRLLPQTQLESMEHVLTQTSTAHAQHTEISVVHQPSSSSAFSSSWSLDGAQGATAASSAFQCQNPDGSQQNSLLSLHGSEQNLADDIPLLKES; encoded by the exons ATGTCAGAAGGAATCACTGAAGGTTGTTCATCGGTCAGTGTCTCATTGCCATTTTCTGCCCTGTCCTGGTCTCTTTTGCTCTTCGTGAGCGTGCTGTCTACTACACAAGCATCAA GTTGCGTGAGGCCGTTCCCCATCCAGCATGGCCGAGTAAATGTGACCGAGACTAACAGAGGCTCATTTCCTGTGGGCACTGTGCTGCAGTACAGCTGTGACTCAGGCTACACTGTGGACGGACCCAGCATCATCGTCTGCACCAGAGAGGGGCTTTGGTCCTCTGGCCCACCACGCTGTCTCCATAATAATTTTGAGCTTCTCTTTG ACTGCGTCCCCCCATTAAAACCAGAGAACGGAGGTTACACCTGCCACCCAGCTCCATGCCATCATCTGACTCATGGCACAGTGGTGGAGTATTTCTGTGACAAGGGCTACACGCTGAAGGGAGATTACAAATACCTCACCTGCCAGAAGGGTGAATGGAACGGTCCTGTGGAGATCAGCTGTGTGCCCAGTCAAG GTTGTGTGAGGCCGTTCTCCATCCAGCATGGACAGGTAAATGTGACCGAGACTAACAGAGGCTCGTTTCCTGTGGGCACTGTGCTGCAGTACAACTGTGATTCAGGCTACACTGTGGACGGACCCAACATCGTCGTCTGCACTAGAGAGGGGCTCTGGTCCTCAGGCCCACCACGCTGTCTCCATAATAACA TGTGCAGTCCTCCATTTGTGCCAAAGAACGGGGGTTACACCTGCCATCCAGCACCATGTCATCGCCTCACTGATGGCACGGTGGTGGAGTATTTCTGTGACGAAGGCTACACGCTGAAGGGAGATTACAAATATATTACCTGCCAGAACGGAGAATGGAACAGTCCCATGCAGATGAGCTGTGCGTTCAGTCAAG AAAAGCATGCAGCTCCTGTGCTGGGAATGAATACGCTGTCCATTGTGGCCACCACAGCCAGCTCTGTGGCACTTGTCCTTCTCCTAATGGTGGTGTTCGTGTTACTGCAGCCCAGACTGAAGGCGTTTCATCATGGACG GCGTGATCAGGCAGACTCCGGGCAGCCGGTGACCATCATGGTGGAAGGTGTGCAGGTTACCTTACCGTCATACGAGGAGGCTGTGTCCGGAGCCGGAGGTTCGGTTTTGCCTCGGCTGCTACCGCAAACACAGCTGGAGTCTATGGAGCATGTGTTAACCCAGACCTCAACAGCACACGCTCAGCACACAGAGATCTCAGTGGTACATCAGCCATCTTCCTCATCTGccttctcttcctcctggaGTTTGGACGGTGCACAGGGAGCGACAGCAGCGTCCTCAGCCTTTCAGTGCCAGAATCCAGACGGGAGTCAGCAAAACAGTTTACTGTCTCTACATGGCTCAGAGCAGAACCTCGCTGACG ACATTCCCTTATTAAAGGAATCCTGA